The genomic interval GCGCACGCGCAAAGAGCTGGCGTGGAAACTGCGCGAGCGCCGCTGCCCCGAGGAGAAAGCGGCGGAGCTGCTGGACCGTTTCGAGGAGATCGGCATGATCGACGACCGCGCCTACGCGCTGCTCTACGTCGATTCCAAGCGCGACTTCGGCCTGCGCCGCCTGCGCGACGAGCTGAGGGCGCGCGGCGTCAGCCATGCCGATATCGACGACGCCCTTGCGGAGAGCGGGATCGACGAGGCCGAGCGGGCGCTGCGCCTGGCGCGCCAGTGGGGAAATCAGCGCGGCATGACGCCGCAAAAACTCGACGCTCGCCTGCGCCGCCGCGGTTTTTCGCCGGCCGCCGTCCGCGAGGCGTTCGCGCAGTTACGTGAGGAATTTGGAAATTTTCACAGCCTCGGCGAAGAATCCGACGACGGTGATGAATAACGGCACGGAACAATCCGCGGAAGCCCATGGGAAATTTTTTCTCATGGGCTTCCGTTGTTGTAAACGATGGATATCCGAAAACGCACGAAGATTTTTCCGGCCTTTTTATGGGGAAATTTTTACGTTTTCCCCTTGTGAAGTTTCGCAGATAACTGTAAAATAAAAAACGTTAC from Pyramidobacter piscolens W5455 carries:
- a CDS encoding regulatory protein RecX translates to MKEERALPFPALPDDEDMKWESVLIRLVSTPRTRKELAWKLRERRCPEEKAAELLDRFEEIGMIDDRAYALLYVDSKRDFGLRRLRDELRARGVSHADIDDALAESGIDEAERALRLARQWGNQRGMTPQKLDARLRRRGFSPAAVREAFAQLREEFGNFHSLGEESDDGDE